In the genome of Pseudomonas sp. B33.4, the window TTGTAGGAGTGAGCCTGCTCGCGATAGCGGAGTGTCATTCGATACAGATTTGCCTGATACACCGCCATCGCGAGCAGGCTCACTCCTACAAGGACCGCGTTGGGCTGAAGTCGGCGCAATCATCGACAATCTGCGCGAAGTCGTCGCTCCGCGCCTCGATGCCTGCGGCCCCGCCGAAATGCGCGGCCTGCTCGACGCCCTCAGCGGCCGCTTCGTCCCCGCCGGACCCAGCGGCGCACCCAGCCGTGGCCGCCTCGACGTGCTGCCGACCGGCCGCAACTTCTACTCGGTCGACGTGCGCAACCTGCCGACCACCACCGCGTGGCGCATCGGTTTCCAGTCAGCGACATTGATTCTCGAACGTCACCTCCAGGACCACGGTGATCACCTGCGCCAGCTCGGATTATCCGTGTGGGGCACCGCCACCATGCGCACCGGCGGCGACGACATCGCTCAGGCCATGGCGCTGATGGGCGTGCGCCCGGTGTGGGCCACCGGCAGTCAGCGCGTCGACGATTTCGAGATTCTGCCGTTGAGCCTGCTCGACCGTCCGCGCGTCGATGTCACGTTGCGCGTCTCCGGATTTTTCCGCGATGCCTTCGTCAACCTGATCCGCCTGTTCGACGCAGCCGTGCAAGCAGTGGCCGCGCTGGACGAGCCGGACGATCTCAATCCGCTGGCGGCAAAAGTGCGCGCCGAGCGCGAGTCTCTGCTGCAATCGGGTCTTGATGAAGAAACGGCGCGGCGTCAGGCCGGCTGGCGGATCTTCGGCGCCAAACCCGGCGCATACGGCGCAGGCGTGCAGGGCGCGATCGACGGGCGCTTGTGGCAGAGCCGCGCGGATCTGGCCGAGGTTTACCTGAACTGGGGCGCTTACGCCTATGGCGGTGCCGACGAAGGCACGGCCGCCCGTGAACAATTTGTCCAGCGCCTGAGTCACGTGCAAGCGGTGCTGCAGAATCAGGACAATCGCGAGCACGACTTGCTCGATTCCAACGACTACTACCAATTCCAGGGCGGCATGCTTGCTGCTGTGGAAACCCTGCGTGGCGAAGCGGCGGCCAGTTATCACGGCGATCACAGCCAACCGGATCTGCCGAAGATTCGAACGTTAAAGGAAGAGCTGAACCGCGTGATTCGCTCGCGAGCAGCCAATCCGAAATGGATCGACGGGGTCAAGCGCCATGGCTATAAAGGCGCGTTCGAACTGGCGGCGACGGTTGATAACCTGTTTGCGTTTGACGCCACCACGCAGTTGATCGATGACCACCAGTACGCGTTGTTGGCGGATGCCTATTTGCTCGATCCGGCGACGCGGGATTTTGTGCGTGAGCATAATCCGCATGCGCTGCGCGATATGACCGAGCGCATGCTGGAGGCGCAGCAGCGGGGGATGTGGCAGGAGCCGGGGGCTTATAAAGAGGCGCTGGAGAATCTGCTGTTGGATATTGAGGAAGATATGTAGCCGCTCAAAAGCTACCCTCACCCCAGCCCTCTCCCGTAGGGAGAGGGGGCCGATTTGTGTTGGCTTTGAGGCCTGAGTTCAACTCGATAATTCAGGTCGGCGCAACTTGCAAGAACACCCAGATCAGTTCCCTCTCCCTCCGGGAGAGGGCTAGGGTGAGGGCCACCCCAACTGACCCCCCACAACAATCAAGCACACCAAAGACCACGACAGAGAAATCCCAAATGACCGACACCCCGCACTTCCCGCTCTCCGCCGTGGTCGGCGCCGATGACTTGAAACTCGCCCTGTGCCTCACTGCCATCGACCCGAAAATCGGCGGCGTGCTGATCGAAGGCCCGCGTGGCATGGCCAAATCCACCCTGGCCCGTGGCCTGGCTGATCTGCTCGCCAGTGGTCAATTCGTCACCTTGCCGCTGGGCGCCACCGAAGAACGTCTGGTCGGCACTCTCGACCTCGACGCCGCTCTCAGCGAGGGGCGCGCGCAGTTCTCGCCGGGGGTGTTGGCCAAGGCTGACGGCGGTGTGCTCTACGTCGATGAAGTCAATCTGCTGCCTGATCACCTCGTCGACCTGCTGCTCGATGTCGCTGCCAGCGGCACCAACCTGATCGAGCGCGACGGTATTTCCCATCGGCATTCGGCGAAGTTCGTGCTGATCGGCACCATGAACCCCGAAGAAGGCGAATTGCGCCCGCAACTGCTTGACCGCTTCGGCTTGAACGTCGCCCTCAGTGGTCACACGGTGCCGATCGAGCGCGGACAGATCATTCGTCGGCGACTGGATTTCGACAGCGACCCACAAGCGTTCTGCGCACAGTGGGATACACAGCAACAAGCGTTGCGCGAACGTTGCGAAAACGCCCGCGATGCCTTGGCCAGTATTCCGCTGGATGACGCTGCACTGGCGCAGATCACCGAGCGTTGCTTCGCTGCCGGCGTCGATGGTCTGCGTGCCGATCTGGTCTGGTTACGCGCCGCTCGTGCTCACGCGGCATGGCGCGCAGCTGAGGAGATTGGCGAAGAAGACATCGACGCCGTGGCCGAGTTTGCTCTGCGCCATCGTCGTCGCGAACAACCGGCATCGAGCCCGCAGCAACCTGCCCAGTCGCCAACCGAAACCCAGGCCTCATCGAGCGAAGGGCAGGGCCAGTGGGGCGACATGCCGGCGCCCGCGCTCGCCACGGGCGCGCGCCGCGAAGTGCCGAGCTGGCCAAAAAAGCCTTAGGCATTCGCCCCCGATCCGAAGCGGGGGCGAATGCCAGACCCCGCGCCGGACAGCTGGACAACGGACGCCAAGGCAAGCGTCATGCCGCTCGTGGCGGGACGGTGAACTGGCCGGGCACTCTGCTCAACGGGCGTCCTCGGGTGCGTGAAGATCTGCTGTTTCAACTGCGTACGCGCTCGCCGCATGAGCTGTGGCTGGTGATCGTCGATGCCTCAGCCTCGACGCGGCGTCATCACGCTTTGAGCGATGCCAAAGGTCTGCTCGCGCAACTGTTCGATGACGCTTACCGCCAGCGCGCGCGACTGGCTTTGCTGACGGCCAGTGGTTCGGCGCCGAAATGGCAGGTGCAGGGATTGAAGGCGTCCAGCGGCTTGCGTGTCTGGCTGGAGGCTTTGGGTGCCGGCGGCGGCACGCCGTTGCTGGCGGCGCTGGGGCAGGCAGAGCAATGGCTGACGGTGCGACGCAAACGCTTTCCCGCTGAACAGCAACGGCTGTTGGTGGTGACCGATGGGCGTTTGAAGCAGTGGTCGGGATTGCCGGCGCTAGCGTGCCCGGGCTTGTTGATCGATATCGAGCGTGGGCCGATTCGGTTGGGGCGGGCGCGGGATCTGGCTTCAGCGTTGGGATCCGAGTATCGACATATCGATGAGCTGATTTCTCTCTAACCTTTTCGGCGATTGTTCTACCGTCTTCGCGAGCAGGCTCACTCCTACATTTGGAATGCGTTCCCCTGTAGGAGTGAGCCTGCTCGCAATTGCATCGACCCGGTCTTGAGCCGAACAACCAAAACCCGCATCTCTGCTCTATGCTGCACCCAGCCCCAATCACAAGGAGTGAGCGATGCGCGTACTGGTCAAAAATCCTCAGGACGATTTCCGCGTCAAAGCCTACGCCGGCACCAACGGTGTGCTGTTGGCCATGGACCTGACCGAACCGCGGCGCAAGGGCCTGCTGGGATTTGCCATCGAAAAGCAGCAGGGCGCCAAACCCTGGTTGTTCCTGTTCAATAGCTTGACCTTCCCGAGCAAGGCTCACACCTTTCCCCAGTTCCACGCGACACCGAGCGATATCGCACCACTGCAGAAATTTCGCTGGGCCGATTACGCGGTCAATCCGGGCATGACCATCCACTATCGCGTGCATCTGGCCTACGGCACTGCCGATGCCGTGCAGTTGGGCGAGTCGCTGGAGCTGACGATCACTTCCGATGACGGCCACCCGAGCAACCAAAGCGTGATATTCAATCGTGCCGTCGCCGCCAGTCAGGCGTTCCAGCGCAAGTTTCCCGATCTCGACGCGCAGATCAGCGCCAATAAAAACATGCCCATCGAAGCCTGGCCCGACGCGCCACGGCAATGGCTGGAAAACGGCTTGCTCACACGCCTGCTCGGGTTTATCGAGCGTGCGGTCGATAACCAGTGGGCGCTTGATATCGCGATTTACGAGTATCAGGTGCAGGCGATCGTCGACGCGGTGAACGCGGCGTTTGCGCGGGGCGTGCAGGTGCGGGTGCTGTATCACGCCCGGCCGGATGACGAAGACACCACAATCAACGAAGCGAGCCTGGCGGCATTGCCTGCGGCGAGCAAACGCGGGCGAGTGACCCACAACATCTTTCACAACAAATTCATGGTCCTCAGCCGCGTCGATGCCAGTGAGGAGCGTCAGCCCGAAGCGGTTCTGTGTGGCAGCACCAATTTCACCGCCAACGGTGTTTATCGTCAGGCCAATGTCGTGCATGTGCTGGATGATGAATCGATAGCTGCCAGCTATCTGCAGACGTTCGAGCAGATCTGGGCGCAGCCGGATGATGTCGGCACAACCCGTAACTGGATTACTGAACACAACCCAATGAACCCGCCGCAAGCTTTGTTCGCCGGGTTTTCACCGCGCACCGGCGGCGCGGATCTGCAGGAGTTTGTACGGATCATCGGCGCGGCGAAAAAGGACGTGCTGTTCGTCACGGCGTTCTCGCTGCCGGACGCGGTCCTCAATGCTTTGCTGGGTCAGCCCCACGATGACATTTTGCGCTATGGCCTGCAAAACACTGCCAGTCGCATCACCGGTTTCCATGCCGACCGCAGCGCCGAATTCGCCGCCACCGCGCTGCTCAACACCGGGCTGGAAGGCTGGCTGCGGGAGAACATGAAAGGCCAGAAAGGCAATCTGCTGGTGCACACCAAAGCCGTAGTTACCGACTTCACCAGCGATTCGCCGACGATCATCAGCGGCAGCCACAACCTCAGCGCTTCAGCCAGTAACGGCAATGATGAAAACTACCTGATCATTCGCGGCGATACCGATCTGGCGGATCGTTACGGGCTGGAGCTGCTGCGATTTTATGAGCATTACCGGTTTCGCTATTTCGCGAAGAAACTGGCATTGAAGCAGGTGAGTCCGTTGGCGGTGGACGACAGTTGGACCAACGATTACTACATCGAAGGGGATTTGCGCCAGTTGTCCCGGCTGCGCTTTGCCGGACGCTGACACTGCCCTGTAGAAGCTTTTACAGATTTTGAAATGATTTGCCGCTGTAGGAAATGTTCCCAAAGACTGTACGCTCCAAGGCCATTTTTCATTCAGGATTTGCATGAACACCCTTTCGGAGCCTCCCAGTCGCACCTTCCCCTCGCGCCATGGCGCGGTCTTGACGCACTCGCAACATCCAGTTTTCCGACACCCGACTATCGTTGCTAACGCGGCTTCAGAGCCTTCGCGTTGCGCTTTTCCGTGTCCGGCAGCCTGAATCAACCGAGAGAGATAGAGACGTTTTATGGAATGGTTAGCGGATCCCACAGCCTGGTTAGGCTTGTTGACTTTGATCGTGCTGGAACTGGTGCTGGGTATCGACAACCTGGTGTTCATCGCAATCCTCGCGGACAAACTGCCGCCGCATCAACGTGACCGCGCGCGGATTATCGGCCTGTCGCTGGCGCTGATCATGCGCCTTGGTCTGTTGGCGAGTATTTCCTGGCTGGTCACCCTCACGCAGCCGTTGTTCGAGGTGTTCGACAAGAGCTTCTCCGGCCGTGACCTGATCATGCTGTTCGGTGGTGTGTTCCTGTTGTTCAAGGCCACCATGGAATTGCACGAACGCCTTGAAGGCCACGTCGGTGAACGCACGACCAACGCCGCCTATGCCATGTTCTGGCCGATCGTCGCGCAGATCGTGGTACTCGACGCGGTGTTCTCGCTGGACGCGGTGATTACCGCCGTGGGCATGGTCGATGAGCTGGCGGTGATGATGATCGCAGTGATCATCTCGATTGGCTTGATGATCGTCGCCAGCAAGCCGCTGACGCGCTTCGTCAATGCGCACCCGACGGTGATCATGCTGTGTCTGGGCTTCCTGATGATGATCGGTTTTGCCCTGACCGCCGAAGGTCTGGGCTTCCACATTCCGAAAGGCTATCTGTATGCCGCCATCGGCTTCTCGATTCTGATCGAGGTGTTCAACCAGATCGCTCGGGCGCGTCGCAAGCGCTCGATGCAAGGCTTGCGACCGATCCGTGAGCGTACGGCGCACGCGGTCATGCGTTTGCTTGGTGGTCGTAAACTGGCCGCTGAAGAAGTCGGTGAAGAAATCTCTGACCTGCTCGATGATGGCGACGCGCCAAGCGCCGAGCTGTTTGACCGACGCGAACGCGTGATGATCAGCGGCGTGCTGCAACTGGCCGAGCGGCCGATTCGCGGACTGATGACCGTGCGCGCCGATGTCGACACGATTGATCTGGCCGATGACCGCGAGGCGATTCGTACCCGCTTGATGCACTCGTCCTACTCGCGTCTGCCATTGATTCGCAACGGTGCGGTGGATGAGCCATTGGGCTTCGTGCACAAGAAGGAACTGCTCAAAGAGTACCTGGCCGGTGCCGAGCCGAACCTGGAACATTTGGCGCGCAAGACCATCAACCTGCTCGACAGTTATTCGATCCTCAACGCACTGGAGCAGATGCGCGCCGCTTCGACGCACATTGCCTTCGTGGTCAACGAATTCGGCGACTTTGTCGGTGTGTTGACCATGACCGACATCCTCGAATCGATTGCCGGCGAGCTGCCGGATGCCAGCGAAGTCGAAGGCCCGGATGTGGTCGAGGAGCAGGGCGGGTTTATGGTCAGCGGTGCGCTGAACCTGGCGCGTGTACGCCAACGCACCGGGTTTGGCGCTGAACCCACCGAGGACTATCAGACCATGGCCGGGTTGGTGATGAGCCTGCTGGATCGATTGCCTGTGATCGGTGATCGTCTGGAGCTTGAAGGCTGGCACATGACCGTAAAAGCGGTTGAAGAGCGGCGGGTGACGCGGGTGTTGTTGGTGCGCGCCGCCGCGTAATACTTGAGTTCTCAACTAACTGTGCCGGCCCCTTCGCGAGCAGGCTCGCTCCCACACTGGAACGCGTTTCAAATGTGGGAGCGAGCCTGCTCGCGAATGCTTTGGTTCAGGCACCGCAGTATTCACTGATGAAAAGTGTAGCGATCCTTCCTGCTCCCACTCAAGTGCGCGAAACATCTGACGGACAACGCAGAAACGTCTCTGGAAATCACGTGATATCGTCAAATGGATTGAAGTTAAGAGCTCTAGGGAGTGCTATTTTAGGTGCTACTTAAAGTACTTCAGGAAGCACCTCAATGGCACACATTGTTCTTTCACAGGTAGTGGCGAGTATTTCCGAATTGAAAAAAAATCCGATGGGCACCGTAGCTGCCGGAGGTGGACGCTCCGTAGCGATTCTCAACCGAAATGAACCAGCGTTTTATTGCGTACCTGCCAAAGAATATGAGGCAATGATGACGCGTCTTGATGATCTGGAGTTGATCGCGCTTTGCAAGGAGCGAGAAAACGACCCCACCATCAAGGTCTCAATAGATGACCTATGAGCTGGAATTTTCTGAAAAGGCCTGGAAAGAGTGGGAAAAGCTGGGCGCAGGTCTACGGGTTCAGTTCAAGAAAAAACTAGCGGAGCGGCTGCTTAATCCACATGTACCGGCGGATCGACTCAAAGGCCTGGGTAACGCATACAAAATAAAGCTGCGAAGCGCCGGATATCGCTTGGTGTATCGCGTCAAGGATGAAGTCTTGGTGGTCACGGTGATAGCCGTTGGCAAGCGAGCGCGAGGCGAAATCTATACAGAGGCTGCCAAGCGCTGAAATACATTTCCAAAGGACGCCGTTGCCTGAAACGCTGGATTTATCCCCTTGCACCGAACAGGGATCTCCACCACGCCACGACTCGCTCAAGGAAGTTTTTCGGTTCTCTAGTATCCAGACTCAGTAGCACCAGACTACCAAAATGCGCGACGGCGACGCCGATTGCTTCGTCTGGCTGGATTCTGACCGTGGCTCCGGTCGTGCCGGCTGGCGCGAGGATCCAGTCGGTATGCACTTGCCACTTTATAGCGGCTGTCAGCGCCAACTCAAGTTCGTCGCCAGAAGGATGTAGTGTCAATATCACGCGAGCCGTGTCGTTGGGTGCAGTCTTCATTCTGGCGGACAGTGCATATTCTTTGGCTTCAGATTGAAAAATAACGTCCTGACTCATGTATCCGGGTGAAGTGATCTTGCAGCCATCATCCTCCTCAAAATTCACGTGCTTTGGATGGCTCACTGACCAGTCTTTTGCGCCCTCGTAGAACTCGCCGTTCTTGATCAGATTCGTCATGTCCAACTCTCCCTGAGATTTTTGGGTAATGCTGCTGCGAAACCTTCAGCCAGCCTGTTCAGCACTGACTCCGCAGACGTGCACGTGCAACTGTGCGCAAAGTGCGAAGTGTCTGACGCAGCCAAGGCAGATCATGCTTTTTTTTGTGGATGGCAACGGGCGCTTTGGTCTTGCCAATGTGCTCGGCGAAATCCCGTGCGAGGGTTTCTTCCGTGCCGATGCCTTTGAGTTTTTTTACCAGCCTGCCGTTCTTGTAGAACAGTACGGTGGGCGTACCGGTCACCAGCGGATGACGGGCAGTTTCGCTGGTATTGAGCATGTAGATATTCGCGCGATGCCGGTATGGCTCGGCAGTCTGGCGAAAAATAGGACCGGCCCACTCGCATGCGGGGCAATGTTCGTTGGCGAAATAAAGGATCACCGGGCGCCAGGTTTTCAGGGCTTTGCGATAGGTGGGCGGCAAAGTAGCGAGAGGGATATTCGCGCTCATCAGAATCTCCTTTTCCGGTGTGGCTGGATTTCTTGACGGTAATCCAGCGCGCTCCGTACGCCTACTGTCAGAGTTGACAGGTGTAATCCGCCAGGTTTTGTGCCATGCGCCCCGAAATGTGGCGCGAGTACCCGACGTGTGTAGCCAACGGTAGCGAGTCCTCGCGGCACGTTGAGTAACAGCAACACGGTCCTTTTCCGCATCTCTTTGATTTCGAAAACATTTCACTCCAACGCAGATTCTCATCCAATCCTGTGGCACACTTTCTGCTGTCTATTCCGTAGTAACAAACCGTGTTCCGGTATAGCGGAATAAACACAATTCTGGAGTGCTTGCCATGCATCGCCGTCCTTCGTTGTTCAAAACGTGTGTTTTTGTTCTTGCGGCTTCGTCCGCTGTCATGGGTATGGCCCAGGCAGCCGACAGCAAGCTCGACAGTGTTCTGGCCCGTGGCAAATTGATTGTCGGCACTGGCAGCACCAATGCGCCGTGGCACTTCCAGGGCGCGGACGGCAAGTTGCAGGGCTTTGATATCGACATCGCCAGAATCGTCGCCAAGGGGCTGTTCAACGACCCGAGCAAAGTCGAGTTCGTGGTGCAGTCGTCTGATGCGCGGATTCCCAATCTGCTCACCGACAAGGTCGACATGAGCTGCCAGTTCATCACCGTTACCGCCAGCCGTGCGCAGCAAGTGGCGTTCACGCTGCCGTACTACCGCGAAGGCGTTGGCCTGTTGCTGCCGAACAACAGCAAATACAAGGAAATCGAAGACCTGCAAGCCGGCGGCGACAGCGTCACTGTGGCCGTGCTGCAAAACGTCTACGCCGAAGAACTGGTGCATCAGGCATTGCCCAAAGCCAAGGTCGATCAGTACGACAGCGTCGACCTGATGTATCAAGCGGTGAACTCCGGCCGTGCCGATGCCGCTGCCACCGACCAATCCTCGGTCAAATACCTGATGGTGCAGAACCCTGGCCGCTACCGCAGCCCGACCTATGCGTGGAGCCCGCAGACATACGCGTGTGCGGTTAAACGCGGCGATCAGGACTGGCTGAACTTCGTCAACACCGCATTGCATGAAGCCATGACCGGCGTTGAATTCCCGACCTACGCCGCCTCGTTCAAGCAATGGTTTGGTGTAGACCTGCCGTCGCCTGCGATCGGTTTCCCTGTCGAATTCAAATGATCCCGTGAGAG includes:
- a CDS encoding ATP-binding protein — translated: MTDTPHFPLSAVVGADDLKLALCLTAIDPKIGGVLIEGPRGMAKSTLARGLADLLASGQFVTLPLGATEERLVGTLDLDAALSEGRAQFSPGVLAKADGGVLYVDEVNLLPDHLVDLLLDVAASGTNLIERDGISHRHSAKFVLIGTMNPEEGELRPQLLDRFGLNVALSGHTVPIERGQIIRRRLDFDSDPQAFCAQWDTQQQALRERCENARDALASIPLDDAALAQITERCFAAGVDGLRADLVWLRAARAHAAWRAAEEIGEEDIDAVAEFALRHRRREQPASSPQQPAQSPTETQASSSEGQGQWGDMPAPALATGARREVPSWPKKP
- a CDS encoding vWA domain-containing protein, whose protein sequence is MAKKALGIRPRSEAGANARPRAGQLDNGRQGKRHAARGGTVNWPGTLLNGRPRVREDLLFQLRTRSPHELWLVIVDASASTRRHHALSDAKGLLAQLFDDAYRQRARLALLTASGSAPKWQVQGLKASSGLRVWLEALGAGGGTPLLAALGQAEQWLTVRRKRFPAEQQRLLVVTDGRLKQWSGLPALACPGLLIDIERGPIRLGRARDLASALGSEYRHIDELISL
- a CDS encoding phospholipase D-like domain-containing protein yields the protein MRVLVKNPQDDFRVKAYAGTNGVLLAMDLTEPRRKGLLGFAIEKQQGAKPWLFLFNSLTFPSKAHTFPQFHATPSDIAPLQKFRWADYAVNPGMTIHYRVHLAYGTADAVQLGESLELTITSDDGHPSNQSVIFNRAVAASQAFQRKFPDLDAQISANKNMPIEAWPDAPRQWLENGLLTRLLGFIERAVDNQWALDIAIYEYQVQAIVDAVNAAFARGVQVRVLYHARPDDEDTTINEASLAALPAASKRGRVTHNIFHNKFMVLSRVDASEERQPEAVLCGSTNFTANGVYRQANVVHVLDDESIAASYLQTFEQIWAQPDDVGTTRNWITEHNPMNPPQALFAGFSPRTGGADLQEFVRIIGAAKKDVLFVTAFSLPDAVLNALLGQPHDDILRYGLQNTASRITGFHADRSAEFAATALLNTGLEGWLRENMKGQKGNLLVHTKAVVTDFTSDSPTIISGSHNLSASASNGNDENYLIIRGDTDLADRYGLELLRFYEHYRFRYFAKKLALKQVSPLAVDDSWTNDYYIEGDLRQLSRLRFAGR
- a CDS encoding TerC family protein, which gives rise to MEWLADPTAWLGLLTLIVLELVLGIDNLVFIAILADKLPPHQRDRARIIGLSLALIMRLGLLASISWLVTLTQPLFEVFDKSFSGRDLIMLFGGVFLLFKATMELHERLEGHVGERTTNAAYAMFWPIVAQIVVLDAVFSLDAVITAVGMVDELAVMMIAVIISIGLMIVASKPLTRFVNAHPTVIMLCLGFLMMIGFALTAEGLGFHIPKGYLYAAIGFSILIEVFNQIARARRKRSMQGLRPIRERTAHAVMRLLGGRKLAAEEVGEEISDLLDDGDAPSAELFDRRERVMISGVLQLAERPIRGLMTVRADVDTIDLADDREAIRTRLMHSSYSRLPLIRNGAVDEPLGFVHKKELLKEYLAGAEPNLEHLARKTINLLDSYSILNALEQMRAASTHIAFVVNEFGDFVGVLTMTDILESIAGELPDASEVEGPDVVEEQGGFMVSGALNLARVRQRTGFGAEPTEDYQTMAGLVMSLLDRLPVIGDRLELEGWHMTVKAVEERRVTRVLLVRAAA
- a CDS encoding type II toxin-antitoxin system Phd/YefM family antitoxin gives rise to the protein MAHIVLSQVVASISELKKNPMGTVAAGGGRSVAILNRNEPAFYCVPAKEYEAMMTRLDDLELIALCKERENDPTIKVSIDDL
- a CDS encoding type II toxin-antitoxin system RelE/ParE family toxin, translating into MTYELEFSEKAWKEWEKLGAGLRVQFKKKLAERLLNPHVPADRLKGLGNAYKIKLRSAGYRLVYRVKDEVLVVTVIAVGKRARGEIYTEAAKR
- a CDS encoding thioredoxin family protein, which encodes MSANIPLATLPPTYRKALKTWRPVILYFANEHCPACEWAGPIFRQTAEPYRHRANIYMLNTSETARHPLVTGTPTVLFYKNGRLVKKLKGIGTEETLARDFAEHIGKTKAPVAIHKKKHDLPWLRQTLRTLRTVARARLRSQC
- a CDS encoding transporter substrate-binding domain-containing protein — encoded protein: MHRRPSLFKTCVFVLAASSAVMGMAQAADSKLDSVLARGKLIVGTGSTNAPWHFQGADGKLQGFDIDIARIVAKGLFNDPSKVEFVVQSSDARIPNLLTDKVDMSCQFITVTASRAQQVAFTLPYYREGVGLLLPNNSKYKEIEDLQAGGDSVTVAVLQNVYAEELVHQALPKAKVDQYDSVDLMYQAVNSGRADAAATDQSSVKYLMVQNPGRYRSPTYAWSPQTYACAVKRGDQDWLNFVNTALHEAMTGVEFPTYAASFKQWFGVDLPSPAIGFPVEFK